In Tsuneonella amylolytica, one genomic interval encodes:
- the bamA gene encoding outer membrane protein assembly factor BamA — translation MMARDADTPQGAGTSTRPAARLMLALLGGTVLGGMPTPAAAQDTAPATAAPAPVAPAAATPQGDTIRTIGVSGAQRLEPQTIISYIRLRPGQVYTQAAADQALKDLYATELFSNASIVNNNGEVVITVVENPVINRIVLEGNKRLKEDKILPEIRLAPRQIFTRSKVRADVARIVELYKRQGRFAATVEPKMVELSQNRVDVVFEIDEGPKSKVRQINILGNEAFSDGELRSEMVTKVSSLRNILSSGTSYDPDRLAFDQQKLRQFYLTNGYADFRVVSAVAELTPDKRDFIITYVVEEGERYKFGDLAVKSELRDFNQDALERNLPMKTGDWYDAKSVEDTSEQFTELAGTFGYAFADVEPEFRRNKEDLTMDVTFVLKEAPRVYVERVDVNGNTLTQDKVIRREFRILEGDAFNSLQVKRSENRIRSLGYFQENFEIAQRQGTTPDRIALEANVEEQATGQLQLSAGFSSIESFILAASIQQRNFRGRGQTVGAGVNYSRYSKSANLSFAEPYVFDRNISAGVDIYRRDLNSFNYLNNDRNTTFQQTTTGGQLRLGVPLTEYMSAIGSYTLNFDDVSLDQSQFFTDRQTPGLLECDPLLAGRYLCEAVGKRTSSILGLTLAYDSLDSRLRPTRGRSASITGEFAGLGGSVKYARVRANAAQYFPLGKGFIFGLRAEGGAIKGLGGDSVQLTDRFFLGEPQMRGFDIRGVGPRVLRQPIVDSDGDGVPEIITDRNRVSDDALGGNYYYLGRAELEIPLGSSVKELGLRPSVFVDVGALWGARNPQLQNSPFPGGINFAQRDAAGNPLFTQVVTNADGTTSTTIVTTPTAPNGTANTPLLNNIAPFQEVYLGDTPSPRVSVGIGVNWNSPFGPFRIDFAQVLLKQPGDDTKRFTFNVGTQF, via the coding sequence ATGATGGCACGCGACGCTGACACCCCTCAGGGGGCCGGCACAAGCACCCGCCCGGCGGCCAGGCTCATGCTGGCGCTACTCGGCGGAACGGTGCTCGGCGGAATGCCGACGCCCGCCGCGGCGCAGGATACCGCGCCCGCCACCGCGGCTCCGGCTCCGGTCGCGCCGGCAGCCGCGACCCCGCAGGGCGATACAATCCGCACCATCGGCGTATCGGGGGCCCAGCGGCTCGAGCCCCAGACGATCATCAGCTACATTCGCCTGCGCCCGGGTCAGGTCTACACCCAGGCCGCCGCCGACCAGGCACTGAAGGATCTGTACGCGACCGAGCTGTTCTCGAACGCGAGCATCGTGAACAACAACGGCGAAGTCGTGATAACCGTGGTCGAGAACCCGGTGATCAACCGCATCGTGCTGGAGGGCAACAAGCGGCTGAAGGAGGACAAGATCCTCCCCGAGATCCGCCTCGCCCCGCGCCAGATCTTCACCCGGTCGAAGGTTCGTGCCGACGTGGCGCGCATCGTCGAACTCTACAAGCGGCAGGGCCGCTTCGCCGCGACGGTCGAACCCAAGATGGTCGAACTGTCGCAGAACCGCGTCGATGTGGTTTTCGAGATCGACGAGGGTCCCAAGTCCAAGGTCCGCCAGATCAACATTCTCGGCAACGAGGCGTTCTCCGACGGCGAGCTGCGCAGCGAGATGGTGACGAAGGTGTCGAGCCTTCGCAATATCCTGTCGTCGGGTACCAGCTACGATCCGGATCGCCTCGCGTTCGACCAGCAGAAGCTGCGCCAGTTCTACCTGACCAACGGCTACGCCGACTTCCGCGTCGTGTCCGCCGTCGCCGAGCTGACGCCCGACAAGCGCGACTTCATCATCACCTACGTGGTCGAGGAAGGCGAGCGATACAAGTTCGGCGATCTCGCCGTGAAGAGCGAGCTGCGCGATTTCAATCAGGACGCGCTCGAGCGCAACCTTCCGATGAAGACCGGCGACTGGTACGATGCCAAGTCGGTCGAGGACACCAGCGAGCAGTTCACCGAGCTGGCCGGTACCTTCGGCTACGCCTTCGCCGACGTCGAGCCCGAGTTCCGCCGGAACAAGGAAGACCTCACGATGGACGTTACGTTCGTCCTGAAGGAGGCGCCGCGCGTCTATGTCGAGCGGGTCGACGTCAACGGCAACACGCTGACGCAGGACAAGGTCATCCGCCGCGAATTCCGCATCCTGGAAGGCGACGCGTTCAACTCGCTGCAGGTGAAGCGGTCGGAAAACCGCATCAGGTCGCTGGGATACTTTCAGGAGAACTTCGAGATCGCACAGCGGCAGGGCACCACGCCCGACCGCATCGCGCTCGAGGCCAACGTGGAAGAGCAGGCGACCGGCCAGCTGCAGCTGTCGGCGGGCTTCTCCTCGATCGAGAGCTTCATCCTCGCCGCCTCGATCCAGCAGCGCAACTTCCGCGGCCGCGGCCAGACGGTCGGCGCGGGCGTGAACTACTCGCGCTATTCCAAGAGCGCGAACCTGAGCTTCGCCGAACCCTACGTGTTCGACCGCAACATCTCGGCGGGCGTCGACATCTACCGGCGCGATCTCAACAGTTTCAACTACCTCAACAACGATCGCAACACGACCTTCCAGCAGACCACCACCGGCGGCCAGCTGCGGCTCGGCGTGCCGCTGACCGAGTACATGTCGGCGATCGGCAGCTACACGCTGAACTTTGACGACGTGTCACTCGACCAGTCGCAGTTCTTCACCGACCGGCAGACCCCGGGCCTGCTGGAATGCGATCCACTGCTGGCGGGCCGCTACCTGTGCGAAGCGGTGGGCAAGCGCACCAGTTCGATCCTTGGCCTGACGCTGGCCTACGATTCGCTCGACAGCCGCCTGCGCCCGACGAGGGGCCGCTCCGCCTCGATCACCGGCGAGTTCGCCGGGCTCGGCGGGTCGGTGAAGTACGCCCGCGTGCGCGCCAACGCGGCGCAGTACTTCCCGCTCGGCAAGGGGTTCATTTTCGGGCTCCGCGCGGAAGGCGGCGCGATCAAGGGGCTGGGCGGCGACAGCGTGCAGTTGACCGACCGCTTCTTCCTCGGCGAACCGCAGATGCGTGGTTTCGACATCCGCGGCGTCGGCCCGCGCGTGCTGCGCCAGCCGATCGTCGATTCGGATGGCGACGGGGTTCCCGAGATCATCACCGATCGCAACCGGGTGTCGGACGACGCGCTGGGCGGTAATTACTACTACCTCGGCCGCGCAGAACTTGAAATTCCGCTCGGAAGCTCGGTCAAGGAACTCGGCCTTCGTCCGTCGGTCTTCGTCGATGTCGGGGCGTTGTGGGGCGCGCGCAATCCGCAGCTCCAAAACAGCCCGTTTCCGGGCGGGATCAACTTCGCCCAGCGCGACGCAGCGGGCAATCCGCTGTTCACGCAGGTCGTTACGAACGCCGACGGCACGACCTCGACCACGATCGTGACCACCCCGACGGCGCCGAACGGCACGGCGAACACGCCGCTGCTCAACAACATCGCGCCTTTCCAGGAAGTCTATCTCGGCGACACGCCGTCGCCGCGCGTTTCGGTCGGCATCGGCGTCAACTGGAATTCGCCCTTCGGTCCGTTCAGGATCGATTTTGCCCAGGTCCTGTTGAAGCAGCCCGGTGACGACACCAAGCGCTTCACGTTCAACGTAGGAACTCAATTCTGA
- a CDS encoding OmpH family outer membrane protein, protein MNTFTKSLLAAGVAIAAVSPIAAAPAAAQVVKGIGVVSLPAVVANSNAYKTAEQQRPVTYKAQYDQAEARRNAIAAQIQPLITKFNADRQANANNPALANQAQAIQQIQQSGQQELQQLVQPIALSQAYVTEQIEDKLDAAVQNAAKRKNIQLILDPTQGAVLYADAAYNITQDVLNELNTLLPSAQLVPPQGWQPRQIREQQAAAAAATGTQPTAPATNPPAATGR, encoded by the coding sequence ATGAACACCTTCACCAAGTCCCTCCTCGCCGCCGGCGTCGCAATCGCCGCCGTCTCGCCGATCGCCGCAGCGCCCGCCGCCGCGCAGGTGGTCAAGGGCATTGGCGTCGTCAGCCTGCCGGCGGTCGTCGCCAACTCCAACGCTTACAAGACCGCCGAGCAGCAGCGCCCGGTGACCTACAAGGCGCAGTACGACCAGGCCGAGGCGCGCCGCAACGCCATCGCCGCGCAAATCCAGCCGCTGATCACCAAGTTCAACGCCGACCGGCAAGCGAACGCCAACAACCCGGCGCTCGCCAATCAGGCGCAGGCGATCCAGCAGATCCAGCAGTCGGGCCAGCAGGAACTGCAGCAGCTCGTCCAGCCCATCGCGCTCAGCCAGGCCTACGTGACCGAGCAGATCGAGGACAAGCTCGACGCCGCGGTGCAGAACGCCGCGAAGCGCAAGAACATTCAGCTGATCCTCGACCCGACGCAGGGTGCTGTGCTCTATGCTGACGCGGCGTACAACATCACGCAGGACGTGCTGAACGAACTCAACACCCTGCTGCCGAGCGCGCAGCTCGTCCCGCCGCAGGGCTGGCAGCCGCGCCAGATCCGCGAACAGCAGGCCGCCGCCGCTGCCGCCACCGGCACGCAGCCAACCGCTCCGGCGACCAATCCGCCGGCCGCCACCGGCCGCTAA
- the fabZ gene encoding 3-hydroxyacyl-ACP dehydratase FabZ has translation MSEDKAGSPDTGGYDIRKVLKALPHRYPLLLVDRVKSIDLGERIHAVKAVSMNEQFFQGHFPGRPIMPGVLQIEALAQAAGVLGIETFELAGTGKLVIFMAIENAKFRSPVEPGCLLDLEVEFTRKSTRVCKFKGRASVDGNTTCDVEFTAMIADAPAD, from the coding sequence ATGAGCGAGGACAAGGCGGGCAGCCCGGATACGGGCGGCTACGACATCCGCAAGGTGCTCAAGGCCCTGCCGCACCGCTATCCGCTGCTGCTGGTCGACCGGGTGAAGTCGATCGACCTGGGCGAGCGGATCCACGCGGTGAAGGCCGTCTCGATGAACGAGCAGTTCTTCCAGGGACACTTCCCGGGCCGACCGATCATGCCGGGCGTCCTGCAGATCGAGGCACTGGCGCAGGCCGCCGGCGTTCTCGGCATCGAGACGTTCGAGCTTGCCGGCACGGGCAAGTTGGTCATCTTCATGGCCATCGAGAACGCCAAGTTCCGCAGCCCCGTCGAGCCGGGCTGTCTGCTCGACCTCGAGGTGGAGTTCACCCGCAAGTCGACCCGCGTCTGCAAGTTCAAGGGCCGCGCGAGCGTCGACGGCAATACGACGTGCGACGTCGAGTTCACAGCGATGATCGCGGACGCGCCGGCGGATTGA
- the rpmE gene encoding 50S ribosomal protein L31 encodes MKTEGHPDYHTITVKMTDGTEFQTRSTWGSEGDVMTLEIDPTSHPAWTGGKQQLQEGGRVAAFNKRFGGLSLKK; translated from the coding sequence ATGAAGACCGAGGGTCACCCCGACTACCACACCATCACGGTCAAGATGACCGACGGCACCGAGTTCCAGACGCGCTCGACCTGGGGGTCGGAAGGCGACGTGATGACGCTGGAAATCGATCCGACCAGCCACCCGGCCTGGACCGGCGGCAAGCAGCAGCTTCAGGAAGGTGGCCGCGTGGCCGCGTTCAACAAGCGCTTCGGCGGGCTCAGCCTCAAGAAGTAA
- a CDS encoding MOSC domain-containing protein, giving the protein MVTGAHVAGLAMSGRHGFSKEPCDHLTLVEGLGVEGDAHEGATVQHLSRVRIDPTQPNLRQVHLIHAELFDELSAKGFALRAGDLGENVLTRGIDLLGLPEGARLTIGGAVIRITGLRNPCRQIEAFMPGLLAQMIDKRSDGSLVRKCGVMGIVETGGLIARGDMIEIRLPEGPRRPLEPV; this is encoded by the coding sequence ATGGTGACGGGCGCCCATGTCGCCGGACTTGCGATGAGCGGCCGGCACGGGTTCTCGAAGGAGCCGTGCGACCACCTGACGCTCGTCGAGGGGCTCGGGGTCGAGGGTGATGCGCACGAAGGCGCAACCGTCCAGCACCTTTCGCGGGTACGGATCGATCCCACCCAGCCGAACCTGCGCCAAGTACACCTGATCCATGCCGAACTGTTCGACGAGTTGTCCGCCAAGGGGTTCGCGTTGCGGGCCGGAGACCTCGGCGAAAACGTGCTGACGCGCGGGATAGACCTGTTGGGTTTGCCAGAGGGTGCCCGCCTGACAATCGGTGGCGCGGTGATTCGCATTACCGGACTGCGCAACCCCTGCCGGCAGATCGAAGCGTTCATGCCAGGGCTGCTCGCGCAGATGATCGACAAACGGTCCGACGGTTCGCTCGTGCGCAAGTGCGGGGTGATGGGTATCGTCGAGACAGGCGGACTGATCGCGAGGGGTGATATGATCGAAATCCGGTTGCCCGAAGGCCCGCGCCGCCCCCTGGAGCCGGTATGA
- a CDS encoding prolyl hydroxylase family protein: MLGPGESSAAILLASPGVQRSPFAKLELFQQRAFLPTETCARLIELIDANRRPSTIADANGDQYFRTSETCDLDPAEPAVQDLEARLVAFNRIDPAYGEPVQGQRYAVGQEFKAHTDYFEPGGADWHKYCSVAGQRTWTFMIYLNEVEAGGGTRFGTVKKIVQPEAGKLLAWNNMRPDGRPNPNTLHHGMKVRKGVKYVITKWYREKPWGW; this comes from the coding sequence ATGCTCGGCCCCGGCGAATCTTCCGCTGCCATCCTGCTCGCCTCGCCCGGCGTGCAGCGCTCGCCCTTCGCGAAACTCGAACTCTTCCAGCAGCGCGCCTTTCTGCCAACCGAGACCTGTGCGCGCCTGATCGAGCTGATCGATGCGAACCGCCGCCCCTCGACGATCGCCGATGCGAACGGAGATCAGTACTTCCGGACCAGCGAAACCTGCGATCTCGATCCGGCCGAACCGGCGGTGCAGGACCTCGAAGCGCGACTCGTCGCGTTCAATCGCATCGATCCGGCCTATGGCGAGCCCGTGCAGGGCCAGCGTTACGCCGTGGGGCAGGAATTCAAGGCACACACCGACTATTTCGAGCCCGGCGGCGCCGACTGGCATAAGTACTGCTCGGTCGCGGGACAACGGACCTGGACCTTCATGATTTACCTCAACGAGGTGGAGGCCGGCGGCGGCACCCGATTCGGCACCGTGAAGAAGATCGTCCAGCCCGAAGCGGGCAAGCTGTTGGCGTGGAACAACATGCGCCCCGATGGCCGCCCCAATCCCAACACCCTCCACCATGGCATGAAAGTGCGGAAGGGCGTGAAGTACGTCATCACGAAATGGTATCGCGAAAAGCCGTGGGGATGGTGA
- a CDS encoding Glu/Leu/Phe/Val family dehydrogenase, whose translation MTAFWTEADYDDHELVEVVRDAKSGLTAIVALHSTHLGPGAGGTRFWHYPDPKDGLRDALRLSRGMSYKNAMAGLPMGGGKAVILADEDRTKTPELLAAFGDAVDALGGKYVTAEDVGISEADMVAVSQRTSYVSGLPVGEGQAGGDPGPFTAMGIYHGIKAAVAHKMGRDDLGGVRVALQGTGSVGGGVARLLAKDGAKLVVADVDEARAKTLAKEVGGEAVAPEQIMSVACDVFSPNALGAILDEEGIARLDCTIVAGGANNQLARPQHGKLLAERGILYAPDYVINAGGIISVALEYLCRTDGNPCDINEVRKRIALIPERLKAIWQESDETGVSADVVADRMAQKLIGR comes from the coding sequence ATGACGGCTTTCTGGACCGAAGCGGATTACGACGATCACGAACTGGTCGAGGTCGTACGCGACGCGAAATCCGGCCTGACCGCGATCGTCGCGCTGCATTCCACGCATCTCGGCCCCGGCGCTGGCGGCACCCGGTTCTGGCATTACCCCGATCCCAAGGACGGCCTGCGCGACGCGCTGCGGCTGAGCCGCGGGATGAGCTACAAGAACGCGATGGCGGGGCTCCCCATGGGGGGCGGCAAGGCCGTGATCCTGGCGGACGAAGACCGGACCAAGACGCCCGAGCTGCTCGCCGCGTTCGGCGACGCGGTCGATGCGCTGGGCGGCAAGTACGTGACCGCCGAGGACGTGGGCATCAGCGAAGCCGACATGGTCGCCGTGTCGCAGCGCACCAGTTATGTATCGGGCCTGCCGGTGGGTGAGGGGCAGGCGGGCGGCGATCCGGGCCCGTTCACCGCGATGGGCATCTATCACGGTATCAAGGCGGCGGTCGCGCACAAGATGGGCCGCGACGATCTGGGCGGCGTGCGGGTGGCGCTGCAGGGTACCGGTAGCGTCGGCGGCGGTGTGGCCCGCCTTCTGGCGAAAGACGGCGCGAAGCTCGTCGTCGCCGACGTCGACGAAGCGCGGGCGAAGACGCTGGCAAAGGAAGTCGGCGGCGAGGCGGTGGCGCCCGAACAGATCATGTCGGTCGCCTGCGACGTGTTCAGCCCCAATGCGCTGGGCGCGATCCTTGACGAGGAAGGCATCGCCCGGCTCGACTGCACCATCGTGGCGGGCGGGGCGAACAATCAGCTCGCCCGGCCTCAGCACGGCAAGCTGCTGGCGGAGCGCGGCATCCTCTACGCTCCCGACTACGTCATCAACGCCGGCGGCATCATCTCGGTCGCGCTGGAGTACCTATGCCGGACGGACGGCAACCCGTGCGACATCAACGAGGTGCGCAAGCGCATCGCGCTGATCCCCGAGCGGTTGAAGGCGATTTGGCAGGAAAGCGACGAAACCGGCGTGTCGGCCGATGTCGTCGCCGACCGGATGGCCCAGAAGCTGATCGGTCGCTAG
- the ccmC gene encoding heme ABC transporter permease CcmC codes for MHGFANPTRFLKLARPLTPWLLGAGLLLAGGALAWGFAAAPAERLQGETVRILYVHVPAAWLGMAGWTAIAGASLAEIVWRHPLAAIAGRAVAVPGAFFAALCLATGSLWGRPAWGTWWEWDGRLTSMLVLLFLYLGYIALAGATAREGGSSRIPAIFGIVGVVNVPIIHFSVLWWSSIHQPPSISTGGSAMAAEFLVPLLVATLGFTLLFAAVVLMRMRALIAETQAEARLRRRARDAG; via the coding sequence ATGCACGGTTTTGCCAATCCCACCCGCTTCCTGAAGCTCGCCCGGCCGCTGACGCCGTGGCTTCTGGGTGCGGGTCTCCTGCTCGCGGGCGGAGCCCTCGCGTGGGGTTTCGCGGCTGCGCCGGCCGAACGCCTGCAGGGTGAGACGGTGCGCATCCTATACGTTCACGTACCTGCCGCCTGGCTGGGCATGGCGGGATGGACCGCGATCGCCGGCGCGAGTCTGGCCGAGATCGTCTGGCGCCATCCGCTGGCCGCCATCGCGGGCCGTGCTGTGGCAGTGCCGGGCGCATTCTTCGCCGCGCTTTGCCTTGCCACCGGATCGTTGTGGGGCCGGCCCGCGTGGGGCACGTGGTGGGAATGGGACGGGCGGCTGACCAGCATGCTGGTGCTGCTGTTCCTGTACCTGGGCTACATAGCGCTGGCGGGCGCGACCGCGCGCGAGGGCGGGTCGAGCCGGATACCCGCAATCTTCGGCATCGTGGGCGTGGTGAACGTCCCGATCATCCATTTTTCGGTCCTGTGGTGGTCGTCGATCCACCAGCCGCCCAGCATCTCGACCGGCGGGTCCGCGATGGCAGCCGAATTCCTTGTGCCATTGCTCGTCGCCACGCTCGGCTTCACGCTGCTGTTCGCGGCTGTCGTGCTCATGCGGATGCGCGCGCTGATCGCCGAGACACAGGCCGAGGCGCGGCTGCGCCGCCGCGCGCGGGACGCCGGCTGA
- the ccmD gene encoding heme exporter protein CcmD, with product MREMLDPWPFVWAAYALGIAGTLALVGWSWLAMRRAERRRDGERR from the coding sequence ATGCGCGAGATGCTCGACCCCTGGCCGTTCGTGTGGGCTGCCTATGCTCTCGGCATCGCGGGCACTCTGGCGCTCGTCGGCTGGAGCTGGTTGGCGATGCGCCGCGCCGAACGCCGCCGGGACGGAGAACGCCGATGA
- the ccmE gene encoding cytochrome c maturation protein CcmE — protein sequence MTAAERRLAPKHQRLALVVGALVVLIFAAVLATWALRSQASLFYVPSQIVKDPPAAGHAVRLGGMVETGSLVTREDGVTIDFVVGDGTARVPVRYSGIVPDLFVEGSGVVAEGRMQANGTFFADTLLAKHDENYVPRELEDMTAAQKKAMVAETTR from the coding sequence ATGACCGCCGCAGAGCGCCGTCTCGCCCCCAAGCACCAGCGTCTGGCGCTGGTCGTCGGCGCGCTCGTGGTGCTGATTTTCGCCGCCGTGCTCGCCACATGGGCGCTGCGCAGCCAAGCGAGCCTGTTCTACGTGCCCAGCCAGATCGTGAAGGACCCGCCCGCCGCAGGGCACGCAGTGCGCCTCGGCGGGATGGTGGAGACGGGATCGCTCGTCACCCGCGAAGACGGGGTCACGATCGACTTCGTGGTGGGCGACGGCACGGCCCGCGTGCCCGTGCGCTATTCCGGCATCGTGCCCGACCTGTTCGTGGAAGGCTCGGGCGTGGTCGCGGAAGGCCGGATGCAGGCGAACGGAACGTTCTTCGCCGATACCCTTCTCGCGAAGCACGACGAGAACTACGTGCCCCGGGAACTGGAAGACATGACCGCCGCCCAGAAAAAGGCCATGGTGGCCGAGACTACCCGGTGA
- a CDS encoding heme lyase CcmF/NrfE family subunit gives MIAELGLAALWMAAALAALQLVSGVLAARSDNLEIAATVRPAAVMQGVLCAFSFAMLVWLFARTDLSVKLVAANSHSLKPMIYKLAGSWGNHEGSMLLWVTVMGAAGGLIALLERRLPERTMQATLATQGFVALGFYAFLLFSSNPFERLPMPAVEGNGLNPLLQDIGLAFHPPTLYLGYVGLSVAFSFAVGALVTRAVTPDFARAMRPWVLGAWIFLTVGITAGSYWAYYELGWGGWWFWDPVENASLMPWLAATALLHSVSVLAARDALRAWTIMLGVVAFSMSMVGTFLVRSGILTSVHAFAVDPERGTFILVLLAIYIGGALAVFGLRAGTISEGERFALVSREGALVVNNVLLSAILGVVLLGTLYPLLTEAFGVRVSVGPPYFDPVGALFVVPMLLVMAAGPFLRWRRDRVGRVQKPLILAGVVAIAAFVAAIASGIGVLPILGLALGAGLAVASVLPLRGRNLRRLPLATWGMVIAHLGIALSLLGMASDSAYSLEKLAAVAVGDVTGVGPWQIQLAAVEPVSGPNWTALEANLLASYRGGEPITLAPQARSFWQPVQETTESALATRWNGQLYAVLGKAAEGGRWQVRLWWKPFVTLIWLGGMMIALGGLLALLGRLRDDLRRRTVQRKAAERRADRAELTA, from the coding sequence GTGATCGCCGAGTTGGGTCTCGCCGCACTGTGGATGGCCGCGGCGCTCGCCGCGCTGCAACTGGTGTCAGGGGTCCTTGCGGCCCGGTCCGACAATCTCGAAATCGCCGCGACGGTCCGGCCGGCGGCGGTGATGCAGGGCGTCCTCTGCGCGTTTTCGTTCGCGATGCTGGTGTGGCTGTTCGCGCGCACCGACCTGTCGGTGAAACTGGTGGCGGCCAATTCGCATTCGCTGAAGCCGATGATCTACAAGCTCGCCGGATCGTGGGGCAACCACGAAGGCTCGATGCTGCTGTGGGTCACGGTAATGGGGGCGGCCGGCGGTCTCATCGCCCTGCTCGAGCGGCGGTTGCCCGAGCGTACGATGCAGGCGACGCTGGCGACGCAGGGTTTCGTCGCACTGGGTTTCTACGCCTTCCTGTTGTTCAGCTCCAACCCGTTCGAGCGGTTGCCGATGCCCGCGGTGGAGGGCAATGGCCTCAATCCGCTGCTGCAGGACATCGGCCTCGCGTTCCACCCGCCCACGCTCTACCTCGGGTATGTCGGGCTGTCGGTGGCGTTCAGCTTCGCGGTCGGCGCACTGGTGACGCGGGCGGTGACGCCGGACTTCGCCCGCGCGATGCGGCCATGGGTGCTGGGGGCATGGATTTTCCTCACCGTGGGCATCACGGCGGGGAGTTACTGGGCATACTACGAGCTCGGCTGGGGCGGCTGGTGGTTCTGGGACCCGGTCGAGAACGCTAGTCTGATGCCATGGCTGGCAGCGACCGCGCTGCTCCATTCGGTCTCGGTCCTCGCGGCGCGCGATGCATTAAGGGCCTGGACGATCATGCTGGGGGTCGTCGCGTTCTCGATGAGCATGGTGGGCACCTTCCTCGTGCGCTCGGGCATCCTCACGAGCGTACACGCCTTCGCAGTCGATCCGGAGCGAGGCACGTTCATCCTCGTGCTTCTGGCGATCTATATCGGCGGGGCGCTGGCGGTCTTCGGCCTGCGGGCGGGCACGATCTCCGAAGGCGAACGGTTCGCGCTGGTGAGCCGCGAGGGCGCGCTGGTGGTAAACAACGTGCTGTTGTCGGCGATCCTCGGCGTCGTGCTGCTCGGCACGCTCTATCCGCTGCTGACCGAGGCGTTCGGGGTGCGGGTATCGGTCGGTCCGCCCTATTTCGATCCGGTAGGCGCGCTCTTCGTGGTGCCGATGCTGCTGGTCATGGCGGCCGGGCCGTTCCTGCGCTGGCGGCGCGACCGCGTGGGCCGGGTGCAGAAGCCACTGATCTTGGCGGGCGTCGTCGCGATTGCAGCGTTCGTCGCTGCCATCGCGAGCGGTATCGGCGTGCTGCCCATCCTCGGGCTGGCTCTGGGTGCAGGCTTGGCGGTGGCAAGCGTATTGCCCCTGCGCGGACGCAATCTGCGGCGATTGCCGCTGGCCACATGGGGCATGGTTATCGCACATCTCGGCATCGCGCTGTCGCTGCTCGGCATGGCGAGCGACAGCGCCTATTCGCTGGAGAAACTGGCGGCGGTCGCGGTCGGCGATGTTACGGGAGTGGGCCCGTGGCAGATCCAGCTTGCCGCGGTCGAGCCAGTGTCTGGCCCCAACTGGACCGCGCTCGAGGCGAACCTCCTCGCCAGCTATCGCGGCGGTGAGCCGATCACGCTCGCACCGCAGGCGCGCAGTTTCTGGCAGCCCGTGCAGGAAACCACCGAAAGCGCGCTGGCTACGCGCTGGAACGGCCAGCTCTACGCCGTGCTCGGCAAGGCGGCGGAGGGCGGTCGCTGGCAGGTGCGCTTGTGGTGGAAGCCGTTCGTGACGCTGATCTGGCTGGGCGGCATGATGATTGCGCTGGGCGGGCTTCTCGCGCTGCTCGGCCGCCTGCGCGACGACCTGCGCCGGCGGACGGTCCAGCGCAAGGCGGCGGAGCGGCGGGCCGACCGGGCGGAGTTGACGGCATGA
- a CDS encoding DsbE family thiol:disulfide interchange protein encodes MRGWRFFVPLGLFSLFVGIAGYQLTQPREEFVESAMIGQPMPQFAMRAAVPDRPGVSLADLKDGKPKLVNIFASWCVPCAAEAPQLAALEARGATIVGIAIRDRPEDVAAFLQRYGNPYTRIGADDVSELQLAIGSSGVPETFVVDGNGIIRFQHIGDIRENQVDMILEKLREAGA; translated from the coding sequence ATGAGGGGATGGCGCTTCTTCGTGCCGCTGGGGCTGTTTTCGCTGTTCGTCGGCATCGCCGGATATCAACTGACGCAGCCTCGTGAAGAGTTCGTCGAATCGGCGATGATCGGTCAGCCGATGCCGCAGTTCGCCATGCGCGCTGCCGTTCCGGATCGCCCGGGCGTATCGCTGGCCGATCTGAAGGACGGCAAGCCCAAGCTCGTGAACATTTTCGCCAGCTGGTGCGTCCCGTGCGCTGCCGAGGCGCCGCAACTCGCCGCACTCGAGGCGCGCGGTGCGACCATTGTCGGTATCGCGATCCGCGACCGGCCGGAAGACGTCGCCGCGTTCCTGCAGCGCTACGGCAATCCCTACACCCGCATCGGCGCGGACGACGTCAGCGAACTGCAACTCGCCATCGGCAGTTCGGGCGTGCCGGAAACCTTCGTCGTCGATGGCAATGGGATCATCCGCTTCCAGCACATCGGCGACATCCGTGAGAACCAGGTCGACATGATACTGGAGAAACTGCGCGAGGCGGGCGCGTGA
- a CDS encoding cytochrome c-type biogenesis protein: MPPAPYAYRQLDDPGLEARAQGLMESLRCLKCQSQNIADSDAPMAGDMRHQVRTRIAAGEEPEAIRAWMMQRYGDYVSYAPVVSRTTWPLFAGPIVLLVLAGGLLWRRFGTRR, encoded by the coding sequence ATGCCGCCAGCGCCCTATGCCTATCGCCAGCTCGACGACCCGGGGCTGGAGGCGCGGGCGCAGGGCCTCATGGAATCGCTGCGTTGCCTCAAGTGCCAGTCGCAGAACATCGCCGACAGCGATGCCCCGATGGCGGGCGATATGCGTCACCAGGTCCGCACCCGCATCGCGGCCGGTGAGGAACCGGAGGCGATCCGCGCGTGGATGATGCAGCGCTACGGCGACTATGTCAGCTACGCACCGGTCGTCAGCCGCACGACCTGGCCGCTGTTCGCGGGGCCGATCGTGTTGTTGGTGCTGGCTGGCGGTCTGCTTTGGCGACGGTTCGGGACGCGGCGATGA